In one Tepidisphaeraceae bacterium genomic region, the following are encoded:
- a CDS encoding Gfo/Idh/MocA family oxidoreductase has protein sequence MTDGSLRFGIVGCGSIGPTHAGAIKQLAGMQIVACADPVADRARALADKFGIPKVYASDAELLADADVDVVCLCTPSGMHADGAVAALRAGKHVIVEKPMEVSLAACDRMIAAVDETGKKLTVISQHRFDAASQLAKKKLADGELGKVILATADVKWWRTQAYYDSGDWRGTWAMDGGGALMNQGVHTVDLLQWLAGDVRSVNAQIRTSAHERIEVEDIAVATLAFANGAVGTFVASTAAYPALPVKVDIFGTNGGMSIEGDVLQLLAIKGQETLRGTGASAHALAVAGGGTASVKDEAATRSAAADPGAVWGDAHREQIRDFITAIREDRQPLIDARAARKPVEIILAIYESARTGKTVQLG, from the coding sequence TTGACGGACGGATCGTTACGTTTCGGAATCGTTGGCTGTGGCAGCATCGGGCCCACGCACGCGGGCGCTATCAAGCAGCTCGCCGGCATGCAGATCGTGGCCTGCGCCGACCCCGTCGCCGACCGGGCCCGCGCCTTGGCCGACAAGTTCGGCATTCCGAAGGTGTACGCGAGCGATGCGGAACTGCTGGCTGACGCAGACGTGGACGTCGTCTGCCTCTGCACGCCCAGCGGCATGCACGCCGACGGCGCCGTCGCGGCGCTGCGGGCGGGTAAGCACGTGATCGTGGAAAAGCCGATGGAGGTCTCGCTGGCCGCCTGCGATCGCATGATTGCCGCGGTCGATGAGACCGGGAAGAAGCTGACCGTCATCAGCCAGCACCGCTTCGACGCCGCCAGCCAGCTGGCCAAGAAGAAGCTTGCCGACGGCGAACTGGGAAAGGTCATCCTGGCGACGGCCGACGTGAAGTGGTGGCGCACGCAGGCCTACTACGACAGTGGCGATTGGCGCGGAACCTGGGCAATGGACGGCGGTGGGGCGCTGATGAACCAGGGCGTGCACACGGTCGATCTGCTGCAGTGGCTGGCCGGTGACGTGCGGTCGGTGAACGCGCAGATCCGCACGAGCGCGCACGAACGCATCGAAGTTGAAGACATCGCCGTCGCCACGCTGGCGTTCGCCAACGGCGCCGTCGGCACGTTCGTCGCGTCGACGGCCGCCTATCCGGCGCTACCGGTAAAGGTCGACATCTTCGGCACCAATGGCGGCATGAGCATCGAGGGCGACGTGCTGCAACTGCTGGCGATCAAGGGGCAGGAGACGCTGCGCGGCACCGGCGCCAGCGCCCACGCGCTGGCCGTCGCCGGCGGTGGCACCGCCAGCGTGAAGGACGAGGCCGCCACGCGCAGCGCCGCTGCCGACCCCGGCGCGGTGTGGGGCGACGCCCACCGCGAGCAGATCCGCGACTTCATCACCGCCATTCGCGAAGACCGCCAGCCGCTGATTGATGCGCGCGCGGCGCGGAAACCGGTGGAGATCATCCTGGCGATCTACGAGAGCGCTCGGACGGGGAAGACGGTTCAGCTGGGTTGA
- a CDS encoding VCBS repeat-containing protein, with product MRRSSKRVRVGSRALAVAIEAMERRVLMSASYADGFQFSVGARPTDIVVADLNGDGQPDVATANSAANGISVRYGNPGTNGSFSSVFTFPTGGVAPEYIAAGKLDGDADIDLVVVSTDGTYVVYLNSAAANNFANLTAQTPVATGLAAGAAKLRDMNNDGLNDLVIVGNIAGDARGYRIYAGLGNGGFASVPVTGALNITSAETLAIDDYDGNGTLDIATVDDASAGSRQLAVVLNPMTAPSTNYTQFVNVPNSVAAGDFNKDGKADLVVALSGTNVFTIDYLQNNGDGTFAAPVVPDFPTFYHRAVATADVDGDGNLDALALGGQDSLYTLQGKGDGTFVTERDYATTGAFPYAMAQGDFNGDGKVDLVVANYDADAFTVHLNTSTPGLPGDTTSPPTDPAPANPLTAEFGRVTLPSVFVPGDRATAQVIINNTSATAVRGKANVTLYASLDGTLDASDVALDTGATLFNKTVSARAGGKVTLTGRFVAPASLANGTYFLLAKVTPSGITDATEITAATPTAFEKTTSFGQVGTRRNVRYSFTDADGTLVTFSLSGPGTGIASTGLDGLTLTLNGTTTASRLNATARGGEGDGANEVFVTHLNVNGPMAAVNGKAIEITGSMTIGDVRTVTLNDVHGVHGNIDDAAVSFNGTTPITLRLADVRDATITSTAPIRSLRALAWTNVGFDADSLSAPYIGSITIDDNFDPSVTLTGADAPRGTALASVRIGSNVGAQPWAIGGNVGTVTIGGSVPTGWVGNVAGSVRSLTVKGDFAGKLAAANVGSLAVTGNATNASVRAGWSYGPDNVPNTPDDTSAAGIITRLSVRGSVTGSEFYAGADAIGAPIAGGLIRSIAMTNVDSATRFVAASLPPTVRFDGTTIITAEDPRFVTTVV from the coding sequence ATGCGTCGTAGTTCTAAACGGGTGCGGGTGGGTTCCAGGGCCTTGGCGGTCGCGATCGAGGCGATGGAGCGGCGGGTGCTGATGAGCGCATCGTACGCCGACGGATTCCAATTTTCGGTCGGCGCCCGACCGACCGACATCGTTGTCGCCGACCTCAACGGTGACGGCCAGCCCGACGTGGCCACGGCGAACTCGGCGGCCAACGGCATCAGCGTGCGGTACGGCAACCCAGGCACCAACGGCTCGTTCAGCTCGGTGTTCACCTTCCCCACCGGTGGCGTCGCGCCGGAATACATCGCTGCAGGCAAGCTCGACGGCGACGCTGACATCGACCTCGTCGTCGTATCGACCGACGGCACCTACGTCGTCTACCTCAACAGCGCAGCGGCCAACAACTTCGCAAACCTAACCGCGCAAACGCCCGTCGCCACCGGCCTGGCCGCCGGCGCCGCGAAGCTGCGCGACATGAATAACGACGGTCTGAACGACCTCGTGATCGTCGGCAACATCGCCGGTGACGCGCGCGGCTATCGCATCTACGCGGGCCTGGGCAACGGCGGGTTCGCCAGCGTGCCCGTCACCGGCGCGCTGAACATCACGTCGGCCGAAACGCTCGCGATCGACGACTACGACGGCAACGGCACGCTGGACATAGCGACGGTTGACGACGCGTCGGCGGGCAGTCGGCAACTGGCGGTCGTGTTGAACCCGATGACTGCGCCCAGCACGAACTACACGCAGTTCGTTAACGTCCCCAATTCCGTGGCCGCTGGCGACTTCAACAAGGACGGCAAGGCCGACCTGGTCGTGGCGCTGTCGGGCACCAACGTCTTCACGATCGACTACCTCCAGAACAACGGTGACGGCACGTTCGCCGCCCCGGTCGTGCCGGACTTCCCGACGTTCTACCATCGCGCCGTCGCGACGGCCGACGTCGACGGGGACGGCAACCTCGACGCGCTGGCACTGGGTGGCCAGGACAGCCTTTACACGCTGCAGGGCAAGGGTGACGGCACATTCGTGACGGAGCGCGACTACGCGACCACCGGCGCGTTCCCGTATGCCATGGCGCAAGGGGACTTCAACGGCGACGGCAAGGTTGACCTGGTCGTGGCCAACTACGATGCCGACGCCTTCACCGTTCACCTGAACACCAGCACGCCCGGCCTGCCCGGCGACACCACGTCCCCGCCGACTGACCCTGCGCCGGCCAACCCGCTGACGGCCGAATTTGGTCGGGTGACGCTGCCGAGCGTGTTCGTGCCCGGCGATCGCGCGACGGCGCAGGTGATCATCAACAACACCTCGGCGACGGCCGTGCGCGGCAAGGCCAACGTGACGCTCTACGCCTCGCTGGACGGCACGCTGGATGCGAGCGACGTCGCGCTGGATACCGGCGCCACGCTGTTCAACAAGACCGTTAGCGCCCGCGCCGGTGGCAAGGTCACGTTGACCGGCCGGTTCGTCGCGCCGGCATCGCTGGCTAACGGCACCTACTTCCTGCTGGCCAAGGTGACGCCGAGCGGCATCACCGACGCGACCGAGATCACCGCCGCCACGCCGACCGCGTTCGAGAAGACGACCAGCTTCGGCCAGGTCGGCACGCGGCGGAACGTCCGCTACTCGTTCACCGACGCCGACGGCACGCTCGTCACGTTCTCGCTGAGCGGCCCGGGCACCGGCATCGCCAGCACCGGCCTCGACGGGCTGACGTTGACCCTGAACGGCACCACGACCGCCTCGCGCCTGAATGCCACCGCACGCGGTGGCGAGGGTGATGGCGCCAACGAGGTGTTCGTCACCCACCTGAACGTTAACGGCCCGATGGCGGCGGTGAACGGCAAGGCGATCGAGATCACGGGATCGATGACGATCGGCGACGTGCGCACGGTGACGCTGAACGACGTGCACGGCGTTCACGGCAACATCGACGACGCGGCCGTGTCGTTCAACGGCACCACGCCGATCACGCTCCGGCTCGCCGACGTGCGCGACGCGACAATCACGTCGACCGCGCCCATCCGCAGCCTGCGTGCGCTGGCCTGGACGAACGTCGGCTTCGACGCCGACTCGCTCAGCGCCCCGTACATCGGCAGCATTACGATCGACGACAACTTCGACCCCAGCGTTACCCTGACTGGCGCTGACGCCCCTCGCGGCACCGCGCTGGCCAGTGTCCGCATTGGTAGCAATGTGGGGGCGCAGCCTTGGGCGATCGGTGGCAACGTGGGCACCGTGACGATCGGCGGTTCGGTGCCGACCGGCTGGGTGGGCAACGTCGCCGGTTCCGTCCGCTCGCTGACCGTGAAGGGCGACTTTGCCGGCAAATTGGCCGCGGCCAACGTTGGGTCGCTCGCGGTGACGGGCAACGCGACCAATGCCAGCGTTCGCGCGGGCTGGAGCTACGGTCCGGACAACGTCCCCAACACGCCCGACGACACGAGCGCCGCCGGCATCATCACGCGACTGTCCGTTCGCGGCAGCGTGACCGGCTCGGAGTTCTACGCCGGCGCCGACGCGATCGGCGCACCGATCGCCGGCGGGTTGATCCGCAGCATCGCTATGACCAACGTGGACTCCGCCACCCGCTTCGTCGCCGCCAGCCTACCGCCCACAGTTCGGTTCGATGGGACGACCATCATCACCGCAGAAGACCCGCGGTTCGTGACTACGGTAGTCTAA
- the lipA gene encoding lipoyl synthase, which produces MALSLSHLIQTPNASSPASNTMGRKPSWLKMKMPGGEGYSRLLKLVNEQKLHTVCQSAKCPNMGECWSAGTATVMILGDVCTRSCGFCHIATGRPPTLDLEEPKRVGYAVAQMQLGHAVITSVNRDELPDGGAAIWAETIREIRLQSPGTSIEVLIPDFCGDWDALQLVLDARPDILNHNMESVPRMYKVVRPQAKYHRSLKLLQIAKEQGFTTKTGMMLGIGEEPHEIDSAIDDLVSIGCDILTLGQYLQPTAKHLPVDRWVHPDEFAEWKVKGEARGLRHVESGPMVRSSYHAEKQVQAHAAV; this is translated from the coding sequence ATGGCACTCTCCCTGTCCCATCTCATTCAGACGCCCAACGCCTCTTCGCCCGCGAGCAACACGATGGGCCGTAAACCGTCGTGGCTGAAGATGAAGATGCCCGGCGGCGAGGGATACTCGCGGCTGTTGAAGCTCGTCAACGAGCAGAAGCTGCACACCGTCTGCCAAAGCGCCAAGTGCCCCAACATGGGCGAGTGCTGGAGCGCCGGCACCGCCACCGTGATGATCCTGGGCGACGTCTGCACCCGATCGTGCGGCTTCTGCCACATCGCCACGGGTCGCCCGCCGACTTTGGACCTGGAAGAACCCAAGCGCGTGGGTTACGCGGTGGCGCAGATGCAGTTGGGCCATGCGGTCATCACCAGCGTGAACCGCGACGAACTGCCCGATGGTGGGGCGGCGATCTGGGCGGAAACGATCCGCGAGATTCGGTTGCAGTCGCCCGGCACGAGCATCGAGGTCCTCATCCCCGATTTCTGCGGCGACTGGGACGCGCTGCAGCTCGTGCTCGACGCCCGGCCCGACATCCTCAACCACAACATGGAGAGCGTGCCGCGCATGTACAAGGTCGTGCGCCCGCAGGCGAAGTATCACCGCAGCCTGAAGCTGCTGCAGATCGCCAAGGAGCAGGGCTTTACGACCAAGACCGGCATGATGCTGGGCATCGGTGAAGAGCCGCACGAGATCGACAGCGCGATCGACGACCTTGTGAGCATCGGCTGCGACATCCTCACGCTCGGCCAGTACCTGCAACCCACCGCCAAGCATTTGCCCGTCGACCGCTGGGTCCACCCCGACGAGTTCGCCGAGTGGAAGGTGAAGGGCGAGGCCCGCGGACTTCGCCACGTTGAAAGCGGCCCGATGGTCCGCAGCAGCTACCACGCCGAGAAGCAAGTCCAAGCCCACGCCGCCGTCTAA
- a CDS encoding AAA family ATPase, with product MPRTDLDCLNRLLSAGHACVYLPTFEEDHAMNVVRSSAAEQGRELLMWSVTRGVSDGMLADDPPIADTANPAGALTHLAMHLKPHTVIAMLDLAGHLKDDRVLRCLRELIAKVERTDSTLMLIDAASSDLPAAIAAVAVRLDLSLPGPVELEDIVRRTVREAHRKQSVDVQLRKEDLQAIVQNLQGLSRRSARQAIIETLVDDRRLDSADVPGIIAFKKRALRAMGVLEPVESFATLEEIGGMTNLKAWLNLRSRALSDEAAEFGIEPPRGVLMLGVQGAGKSLSAKAVAAAWKRPLMRLDVGALYNSFIGETERRLRDALQQAEMMAPVILWIDEIEKAFASAASQSSDGGLSKRMFGSLLTWMQEHRKPVFIIATANDVSALPPELLRKGRFDEIFFIDLPNDTTRRQIVEIHLKKRNRDPELFDLDAIVTACDGYSGAEIEAGIKASIYTAFESGSLLSTRMIVEALQVSPPLSVTMAEKLASLRQWAAGRCVPAD from the coding sequence ATGCCACGTACCGATCTCGACTGCCTGAACCGTCTGCTGTCCGCCGGCCACGCGTGCGTTTACCTGCCGACGTTTGAAGAGGACCACGCGATGAACGTCGTGCGCTCGTCGGCGGCGGAGCAGGGGCGGGAACTGCTGATGTGGTCGGTCACGCGCGGCGTGTCCGACGGCATGCTGGCCGACGATCCACCGATCGCCGACACCGCCAACCCTGCCGGCGCGCTCACGCACTTGGCGATGCACCTGAAGCCGCACACGGTCATCGCGATGCTGGACCTGGCAGGTCACCTGAAGGACGACCGCGTGCTGCGTTGCCTGCGCGAGCTGATCGCGAAGGTCGAGCGGACCGATTCGACGCTAATGCTGATTGACGCCGCCAGCAGCGACCTGCCCGCCGCCATTGCCGCCGTCGCGGTGCGGCTCGACTTGTCGCTGCCGGGGCCCGTGGAACTGGAGGACATCGTGCGGCGAACCGTGCGCGAGGCGCATCGCAAGCAGTCGGTCGATGTCCAGCTGCGCAAGGAGGACTTGCAGGCGATCGTGCAGAACTTGCAGGGCCTGTCGCGCCGGTCGGCGCGGCAGGCGATCATCGAGACGCTCGTGGACGATCGGCGGTTGGACTCGGCCGACGTGCCGGGCATCATCGCGTTCAAGAAGCGGGCCCTGCGCGCCATGGGCGTGCTGGAGCCGGTCGAATCGTTCGCCACGCTGGAGGAGATCGGCGGAATGACGAACCTGAAGGCGTGGCTGAACCTGCGCAGCCGGGCGCTGTCGGACGAGGCCGCCGAGTTCGGCATCGAACCGCCGCGCGGCGTGCTGATGCTGGGCGTGCAGGGCGCCGGCAAAAGCCTGAGTGCCAAGGCCGTGGCAGCAGCGTGGAAGCGGCCACTGATGCGGCTGGACGTCGGGGCGCTCTACAACAGCTTCATCGGCGAGACCGAACGCCGCCTGCGCGACGCGCTGCAGCAGGCCGAGATGATGGCGCCGGTCATCCTCTGGATCGACGAGATCGAAAAAGCCTTCGCCTCGGCCGCCAGCCAGAGCAGCGACGGCGGCCTCAGCAAACGCATGTTCGGCTCGCTGCTGACTTGGATGCAGGAACACCGCAAGCCGGTCTTCATCATCGCCACCGCCAACGATGTGAGCGCGCTGCCACCCGAGCTGCTGCGCAAGGGCCGCTTCGACGAGATCTTCTTCATCGACCTGCCCAACGACACCACGCGGCGGCAGATCGTCGAGATCCACCTGAAGAAACGCAATCGCGACCCGGAACTGTTCGACCTGGACGCGATCGTGACGGCGTGCGACGGCTACAGCGGGGCCGAGATTGAGGCCGGCATCAAGGCGTCGATCTACACCGCCTTCGAGAGCGGCTCGCTGCTCAGCACGCGCATGATCGTCGAAGCGCTGCAGGTCAGCCCACCGCTGAGCGTGACGATGGCCGAGAAGCTGGCTTCCCTGCGGCAGTGGGCGGCGGGGCGGTGCGTGCCGGCGGACTGA
- a CDS encoding MltA domain-containing protein → MLPVRLLLVLSVICLSVGCRPKKPPLVNTINYSEELAPGQLALRKISPAEYPTFSLRQSNPADLTKSIDHSIQYLNRASSKTFYPYLDITHDRAKASLLALRETIAGSSMGVSDEEFSRTIADKFEVYQSIGGRDPQTGDFTNRVLFTAYCTPIYDASVTKTGPYLYPLYKRPADLVSDPISGEVAGRRTEEGSLVPYYSRQQIEQEGVLAGQEIVWLKSKLDVYIITIQGSARLQLPGGEMLEIGYAGANGLEYVSPGRQMVDDGKITKEQLSLRGLKAYFANHPEEQDRYLSMNPRYVFFAETAGGPYGSLNVPVTEMASIATDKSVYPRAMPAFLDAPVVDQAGTPLPYRGFMMDQDTGGAIRAAGRTDIYMGIGPAAEARSGQQLNPGALYYVALKPEHIETYLQQMDTTGDH, encoded by the coding sequence ATGTTGCCGGTTCGTCTGCTGCTTGTGCTGTCCGTCATCTGCCTGTCCGTCGGTTGCCGCCCGAAGAAGCCGCCGCTGGTGAACACGATTAACTACAGCGAAGAGCTGGCCCCGGGCCAGTTGGCGCTGCGGAAGATCTCGCCGGCCGAGTACCCGACCTTCTCGCTGCGCCAGAGCAACCCCGCCGACCTGACCAAATCTATCGACCACAGCATTCAGTACCTGAACCGCGCCAGCAGCAAGACGTTCTACCCGTACCTCGACATCACCCACGACCGCGCCAAGGCCAGTTTGCTGGCGCTGCGCGAGACGATCGCCGGCAGCTCGATGGGCGTTTCCGACGAGGAGTTCTCGCGCACGATCGCCGACAAGTTCGAGGTCTACCAAAGCATCGGCGGGCGCGACCCGCAGACGGGCGACTTCACCAACCGCGTGCTCTTCACCGCCTATTGCACGCCGATCTACGACGCCAGTGTGACGAAGACTGGCCCTTACCTCTACCCGCTGTACAAGCGGCCCGCCGACCTCGTTTCCGATCCGATCAGCGGTGAAGTCGCTGGCCGGCGGACCGAGGAGGGCTCGCTCGTGCCCTACTACAGCCGCCAGCAGATCGAGCAGGAAGGCGTGCTGGCGGGGCAGGAGATCGTCTGGCTCAAGAGCAAGCTGGACGTCTACATCATCACCATCCAGGGCAGCGCCCGCCTGCAACTGCCGGGCGGCGAGATGCTCGAGATCGGCTACGCCGGCGCCAATGGGCTGGAGTACGTCAGTCCCGGCCGGCAGATGGTGGACGATGGGAAGATCACTAAGGAACAGCTCAGCCTGCGCGGCTTAAAGGCCTACTTCGCCAACCACCCGGAAGAACAGGATCGTTACCTGTCGATGAACCCCCGCTACGTCTTCTTCGCCGAGACCGCGGGTGGCCCCTACGGCAGCCTGAACGTGCCGGTGACCGAGATGGCGAGCATCGCGACCGACAAGTCCGTCTACCCGCGCGCCATGCCCGCGTTCCTGGACGCGCCCGTCGTCGACCAGGCCGGCACGCCACTGCCCTACCGCGGGTTCATGATGGACCAGGACACCGGCGGCGCCATCCGCGCCGCCGGTCGAACCGACATCTACATGGGCATCGGCCCCGCCGCCGAGGCGCGGTCGGGGCAGCAGTTGAACCCCGGGGCGCTGTACTACGTCGCGCTGAAGCCGGAGCACATCGAGACCTACCTTCAGCAGATGGACACGACCGGCGACCACTAG
- the ileS gene encoding isoleucine--tRNA ligase, which translates to MSTETPQPPAEKKNYKTTLNLPQTAFPMEAKLVANEPARLKQWQDERLYEKMLTARAGGKKFLLHDGPPFANGDIHIGHLINKTLKDVVLRYKTMRGYQTPYVPGWDCHGLPIEHKIQQDLGSKIRDMSTVEVRKLCHQYAQKYVDIQSTQFQRLGILGEWNDPYLTMKPTYEAATLEVFAKFVEAGLVYKQLKPVHWSISNQTALADAELEYKDKTDTSVFVEFPVANPGAFKATFDLKLNARVSFLIWTTTPWTLPANMAIAVNPEVEYAFVKYKQNEDWRLSIVATDLVERVFAKNPAASDVTIFKRVTGKELLGQEYSHPFVDRIGKILAADYVTTTDGTGLVHTAPGHGEEDYATGIANGIEIYCPVLANGRYDSTVPNWLTGITVWEGNPKVVEKLKELNVLFAEETISHSYPHDWRSKTPTIFRATEQWFVGMDRAIENEDASTFKARHPAFQGTYCLRTAAVAVVNEQVKFVPEWGSARLTGMLANRPDWCISRQRAWGLPIPVFYNDRDEALLTPESVRAVAKRFAERGSDAWFLEEPSELLGADFAYPPGFNKTNLRKEKDIFDVWFESGSSWHAVLQCRSYLQYPADLYLEGSDQHRGWFQLSLLPALGATGQPPFKQVLTHGFVVKPDGTKVSKSDKEYVTATQEINKHGADLLRLWCCSVDYQNDIPASPKALQEFGDKYRKIRNTLRYLLSNLYDFNPAVDSVAVPASSLDGWAMAEVDKLITEVTTAYDAYQTHRVFRLLHDFCSVQISSIYGNAMKDRLYCESPDSALRRRSQTVMFRTVIALTKMLAPMLVFTADETWGYIPHKPAGDRDSFSVHLALWPDTDAKSPMATDEWDALFQLRESALQQLDGLKKSAGLNKASEAEVIYELPAGLREKLTAYGVDLEDIVGAGYHTIVDGNAAAVKVIDRRNDYPACARSWKRRPDVGSDPAHPDLSARDAKAVDATAATCER; encoded by the coding sequence ATGTCGACAGAAACACCGCAACCACCGGCCGAGAAGAAGAATTATAAGACCACGCTGAACCTGCCGCAGACCGCGTTTCCGATGGAGGCCAAGCTGGTCGCCAACGAACCGGCCCGGCTGAAGCAGTGGCAGGACGAACGGCTGTACGAAAAAATGTTGACCGCGCGGGCGGGTGGCAAGAAGTTTCTGCTGCACGATGGCCCGCCGTTCGCCAATGGCGATATCCACATCGGGCATCTGATCAACAAGACGCTGAAGGACGTCGTGCTGCGCTACAAGACGATGCGCGGCTATCAGACGCCCTACGTGCCCGGCTGGGACTGCCACGGTTTGCCGATCGAACACAAGATCCAACAGGATCTGGGATCGAAGATCCGCGACATGAGCACGGTGGAGGTGCGCAAGCTGTGCCACCAGTACGCTCAAAAATACGTCGATATCCAGTCGACCCAGTTCCAACGCCTGGGCATCCTGGGCGAGTGGAACGATCCGTATCTAACGATGAAGCCGACGTATGAAGCGGCCACGCTTGAGGTGTTCGCCAAGTTTGTGGAAGCCGGGCTGGTCTATAAGCAACTGAAGCCCGTCCACTGGTCCATCTCCAATCAAACGGCATTGGCCGATGCGGAGTTGGAATACAAGGACAAGACCGACACGAGCGTCTTCGTCGAGTTCCCGGTGGCCAATCCGGGGGCGTTTAAGGCGACGTTCGATTTGAAGCTGAACGCGCGCGTCTCGTTCCTGATCTGGACGACCACGCCCTGGACCCTGCCCGCCAACATGGCGATCGCGGTGAACCCGGAGGTGGAGTACGCGTTCGTGAAGTACAAGCAGAACGAGGATTGGCGGCTGAGCATTGTCGCGACCGACCTCGTCGAACGCGTGTTCGCGAAGAACCCTGCCGCCAGCGACGTGACGATCTTCAAGCGCGTGACGGGTAAGGAACTGCTGGGCCAAGAGTACAGCCATCCGTTCGTCGACCGCATCGGGAAGATCCTGGCCGCCGACTACGTAACCACCACCGACGGCACCGGCCTGGTCCACACCGCCCCCGGCCACGGCGAGGAAGACTACGCCACCGGCATCGCCAACGGCATCGAGATCTACTGCCCCGTGCTGGCGAACGGCAGATACGACAGCACCGTGCCGAACTGGTTGACCGGCATCACCGTGTGGGAGGGCAATCCGAAGGTGGTGGAGAAGCTGAAGGAGCTGAACGTCTTGTTTGCTGAGGAGACGATCAGCCACAGCTACCCGCACGACTGGCGCAGCAAGACACCCACGATCTTTCGGGCAACGGAACAGTGGTTCGTGGGGATGGACCGCGCTATCGAGAATGAGGATGCTTCTACGTTCAAAGCTAGGCATCCGGCGTTCCAAGGCACATATTGCCTGCGTACTGCGGCCGTTGCAGTGGTCAACGAACAGGTGAAGTTCGTCCCCGAGTGGGGTAGCGCCCGATTGACTGGCATGTTGGCCAACCGCCCCGACTGGTGCATCAGCCGTCAGCGGGCGTGGGGCTTGCCGATCCCGGTCTTTTACAACGACAGGGACGAGGCCCTGCTGACGCCCGAGAGCGTGCGCGCCGTCGCCAAGCGGTTCGCCGAGCGTGGCAGCGATGCGTGGTTCCTCGAGGAGCCGTCGGAACTGCTGGGGGCTGACTTCGCCTATCCGCCGGGGTTCAACAAGACGAACCTCAGGAAGGAAAAGGACATCTTCGACGTGTGGTTCGAATCGGGCAGCAGTTGGCACGCGGTGCTTCAGTGCCGCAGCTACCTGCAGTACCCGGCCGACTTGTACCTGGAAGGGTCGGACCAGCACCGCGGGTGGTTTCAGCTGTCGCTGTTGCCTGCGCTGGGAGCGACGGGGCAGCCGCCGTTCAAGCAGGTGTTGACGCATGGGTTCGTGGTGAAGCCCGACGGCACGAAGGTTTCAAAAAGCGACAAGGAATACGTCACCGCGACGCAGGAGATCAACAAGCACGGCGCCGATCTGCTGCGCCTGTGGTGCTGCAGCGTGGACTACCAGAACGACATCCCCGCATCGCCCAAAGCGCTGCAGGAGTTCGGCGACAAGTACCGCAAGATCCGCAACACGCTGCGGTATCTGCTCAGCAACCTGTACGACTTCAACCCCGCGGTCGACAGCGTCGCCGTACCCGCCAGCAGCTTGGATGGCTGGGCGATGGCGGAAGTGGACAAGCTGATCACCGAGGTGACGACGGCCTACGACGCCTACCAGACGCACCGCGTCTTCCGCCTGCTGCACGACTTCTGCAGCGTGCAGATCAGCAGCATCTACGGCAACGCGATGAAGGACCGCCTGTACTGCGAGTCCCCCGACTCGGCGCTGCGCCGGCGCAGTCAGACGGTGATGTTCCGCACGGTGATCGCGCTGACGAAGATGCTCGCCCCCATGCTCGTCTTCACCGCAGACGAAACGTGGGGCTACATTCCCCACAAGCCCGCGGGCGACCGCGATAGCTTCAGCGTGCATCTGGCGCTGTGGCCCGACACCGACGCGAAGTCGCCCATGGCCACCGACGAGTGGGACGCGCTGTTCCAGCTGCGCGAGTCCGCGTTGCAGCAATTAGACGGCTTGAAAAAGTCGGCCGGATTGAACAAGGCATCCGAAGCGGAAGTAATCTACGAACTGCCCGCCGGCCTACGCGAGAAGCTGACCGCGTACGGTGTCGATCTGGAAGACATCGTCGGCGCCGGCTATCACACGATCGTCGACGGCAATGCCGCAGCGGTGAAGGTGATCGATCGTCGCAACGACTACCCCGCCTGCGCCCGCAGCTGGAAGCGCCGGCCGGACGTCGGCAGCGATCCGGCCCATCCCGACCTGTCGGCCCGTGATGCAAAGGCGGTTGATGCCACAGCCGCCACGTGCGAGCGTTGA